The following nucleotide sequence is from Trifolium pratense cultivar HEN17-A07 linkage group LG2, ARS_RC_1.1, whole genome shotgun sequence.
GAATGACattttccaaaaatttcatttttataacgcccgctacttaaatagctaaagggtaaaacaaaaaatacgTAGGGCGCTCGAGAAACTGATAGGATGACACGATTTATCTCATACAAGATTTcttgaaatgtttttttttttaactaaaaaatttcttgaaagttttttttttctttttcttttagtgGGTACAATAATATAAGaatcacttttaatttttaactacGTGagttatttttctactaacatACATAGTACTCTCAATTAATTCACATATTTTTACCAGTAAATACTTCATACTTTGGTACACGTCTTACTTAAAGATATATACGAGTTAATAAGCATTATTTATGAATAATTTGAAAAGATCATGAAGAGTTATAAATATTGTAAGGGAAATACTGCATGAGAAATAGTGACATGAGCACACTGCAAATATATACGTCATTTTCAACAAGCATAATATAGTAAATTAATTTAGCAAATGAATGTATGCTAAGTTGCTAACAGTTCCAAACTGATCATATCACAATCAGAGTAATCACTAATCACCGATCGAATTTATATATAGCTACGTACATGTGAAAGGCAATACGACAAATCTATTGGACCATTTTTAGGTTACATTTTTGGttaattgtttattattttgtaCTTCGTTGATATATCAATGAATGAAGATTATAAAATAATGTGAAATTAATTGTGAAGAATTATTACAGTGTATATTGGCATATTCTGAATGGTCCAAGGAATATTACTCAAGTTTGTTTTCCTTCATCCGTCAGCTTATCTTATCAGTTTGTGATAAATTATTGCATGAGTCTAAAGTTAAAGCATATTGAAAAGATACTCATTGTTTAACTTCAATATTCACcacacatcaacaaaattgcCCACAACAATTGTTTAACTTCAATTCATTACCTTTTCGCATCTTCTAAAGCTTAAATATATAGGACTTATTTACGATGCTAATATTCATATTATTAGACCAagtattttgttaaaatttaaacttggaAACTCAAAGTTATGTATGAGTTTCAAATGATATTTGTCATCGGACAAAACTTTTGGGTCGGGGTTGGATGCATATATGCTACATGTGAAAGACATGTTGTGGCAAGTATGACGTGAGTTAAGTTTCACATTACTTACAAATTAAAGAGAAGGTTGAACACATGATCCATAAACATCATACTTCAAGATTTTGGATAAAAGTGTGAGGTTCAACTCACTTGTATCATTGCTCTGAGCTCAATGTAGATGATCTTCCACCGGACCCAACAAGGCAATCCACAAATCTATTGGACAATTAttggacccataaacctaactaGTATATATTGGCATATTCTCAATGATCCTCCCGGAATATATTActcaaattttgttttcatttactACCATTGATGCAGAGATGCGGTTATCCTATTGGTTATTTTCGAACAGCATAAGTTTGTGTTATTCGGGCAAAATTTAATTAGCAATGTCCACTTGATCATGGTACCATATATGTCTCATTATTTGTGACCACTAGGATATATACATATGGTTGATAATCAAAAGGATAATTTGCGCAGAACTAATGAGTTGTTGTGCTGTGCTCTACATTAACATTCTGAGTTacaaatttgagaccaaaagCATAATGAATGaggtttttcttttcataaggattactagtagtagtatatatatatcaacCGATCATGATATAATACATCATCCAAATTAATTAACCCAGTACCAGTACCATGTATATACAATTTTCAATAACAACCCAATCAAATAATACACCACATAATAACGTGATTTATATTTCTGATCGAGTCTAGTATTATTCTATCTAATCCATCTAATTAGTGATTACTATTATTACCAGCTTTCTCGATCGGCATCATCCCAAAATCTAACAACGTTGCCATTAAACACTGTTAAATCTTGGCACTTGTACCAACCATTCTCGTTTTCTCCCGTTCTTGTCCTCAACAACTTTTCCCATCTCTCCCACCATCCCAATAATTCCTCCGGTAACGTCTCATCGATCTTCTTGCATTCATTTTCAATGTCATCATGATCATGATGATCATCCTCGTAATAATACGAGGTAAACTTCATCTTTCCCTTCGTGATTCCGACAACATCCTCAGAGACACTGTGAACACACGTGGTCGGACGACcaccattatcatcatcatcatcatcatcatcatgacaAGGCTCCAACACCTCCTTAAGTAATTCGGGTTTGGGGGTTCGGATCCTCCAGAAGATGACGGCGAGCCATGCCCAAAAATTGTTGAAGAAATCCAAGCTGATGTTGTTGAAGGCTAGAGCTTGGGCATGGGGAGAATTCTGTAACACGTTCATCTTTGGTATTGTAATAGTTGGTGGAGTTGCGGGTGTGTGTGTGATGAATGAGAGTGGTAGTGAAAGAACAAGTTATTTATGttgaaagaagaaacaaagaaCATCACAAGTGGGGACTGCCAATGGAATGGGATCTCACAGAAGATACCTAAGATGCTACGAGATTATGCTGCATCTCATTATTACTACTCATCcccaaattaataataatttaaggaGAAAACAATACTACTCCGTTCcaaaatactctctccgtcctaaaatataagcaaaaattggtcaacaaaagtgaatgtatttggtccaaatctttaaccaaatacatcaagtttctttgactcatttttgcttatattttgggacggagtaagTTACTGGTCAAATTACACAagttaagaaatgtaattaattaatgttgtatggaaaagagaaattataagttggtttacaaaattatccttcattaatggtatgagaaagataaattgaataattgaaagaagagagagtcataaatagttaaggaaaaaataggaaaaataacattaaatgtttcattggtaATGTAAAGTGACCTATAATTTGGTACAAATTATTTTCCTCAAAGTAACTTACATTTTGGAACTGAGGGAGTATATTAATGAAGTAATTGtagaatttactttttagaatttgtgcattttagtCCTCTTAAGAGTTGGTAGGGATATTAGATATTATATGAATGATCAGCGTTTGAACCCGgtactcccacttattcaccttatgTAAAATTCCAACCATTATAGtctaattgacaaaaaataaaataaaaatatacattttaaatttttaagcattaaattttttacattattaatacataatttatattatcTATAATATGTATCCTTAGGACACAGTTAATAGAACCATAATTTAAATAATAGCAAACCACTAAATTCCTCCCTTATTTAGCATAGTGTGTTTTGAAATAGCttcataaaattataaatatttattaaaaaattctgttaaattttactaatattAATCATgatagagactaaattgataaTAATCTGATAataatcaattaaatataaagattaaattgatgatagATTGTTAATTTAGTGACTTAGTGACTTAATAGTTAATACGTTATTAAATATATGGATCATTTTAGGTGGTGGGTTCAGTCATATTCCAGCTCAAAATGGACTTGTCTGATCGATTGATTCGGGTTAACacgtcaattaaaaaaaaaaaactggtcTCATGCTATAAACATAAACATTAGGTTTCTCTTATTAACATTCATTCTACATATTCGATTTTGTTAAAGGTGTTGAAAAGGGTATGGAAGACATAAATTCCGTCTAAGACACAAGTTAATTATGGCTTTGACTCTTTGAGATCACTATAAGGTAAGGATAGCAACACAACTTCTGATATTTCTTGTATGTTTTGCTTAAATGACATTGAAATCATGCAACCATCTCTTCTTTTATTGTCTTATCTCATATAATATTTGGTCTACCATAAACATCTGAACGAATATACAAGGTGCTAATCCTTATGAAGGTGTTCCACACTTCCTTTTGCATAGTAACTTAGCATCGGGTAAGCGTTTGAAGAGAACTCgttattttattatattgacctataattttaatttatcaaaatttgaatttgaatactTATATAAATTAGGGAGAATGTGTATGATCAATTGAGACGGGTTTGTCTTGTTAAACTAAACATCAGGGTGGTTTGGGGATGAAAAATAATGACTTCTTTGGTGGAGGGAAATTTTGTCTACAGTGGGGGTGGGATGGCTTGAGTTGTTTCCGTGatgagagcgggtcgccgcgtgccggtcgggggacggattgagAATGTgccataagaaaaaaaataataacaaatctAACTGGTTTGTATTagatttttaagttttaatttagtTCTTAATTTTCTACTATCAATAAGAAAATGGAAAACATAAAGAAAGTAAGATAATATAAAGGCCCCgtgtcaaaatatatataactagtGAAAATATAACAACTCTCACTATAAACTAACTgtgtcaaatatatatatttacaattTCAAAAGATTTGATATAAAGTTCCACCCTGCCCATGTTTTCCTATTATAACGGCTAGCAAAGTTCAAAGCAAACATGTCCTAGCTATTTTCAGTAGATACACAGAAATCAATGAGTTTTTCGACAATTTCTGCGCTTTCTGTTGTATATGTTGCATGTTCTAAGGGTCAGTCCAAAATTTATTTACTAGTTGCAGCCTCCTTTGTTTCCCTACCGGAGGAACTTCCCTCTCCTCTGCTGTAAGTTTACGGTTCGGGtctggttatggtgcataagccaaaCTTATGCACCGTGCATAAGCTTGCTTCCTATACCCCAGCTCATTTGCTTCCTACAACACAACATAACCAGACCCGCCCTAGCCCAACTCCCGTTTCTCCAAACTGATCGCATTAATTGCAACTGACAAACGGTTATTTATCAACAACAACACGAAACAACATTCATCACCATCAACAACACGAACGCAAATCATTCATCACCATCGCCGGAAACCAAACCACAACATCACGGGTATCACCATTCAAACGAAACAAACAGCAAAATGATGAAAACAAAACAGGTTCGAGCTTATTGTACTTAATTTCTTCCTCAAATTTCTTGTACTTTCAAGTAATTGCAATTAATTTTGAAAGTTTATCTGTTAGTTGGAAATAGTTTTGTTGTTAGTTTGGAAAGTAATTGCATATGTGTAACCCTAATTGACAGTTTAATTTTGAATTGGAGaaaatcaacttaaaaaaatagtttaaaaattGTATATGTTAGATGGAAATGGTTTCAGAGTGTTGATTTGGTTCACTGTATGTGTGTGATAAATTTTGctgtttcagagagttgtactccaaaaccattagatAGTTCAGTGATTCATCATGTTTTCCTTTATAATTAGTATTTCCTTTGAGACTAGTGACCCTTAGCCTGTGAAGCATTGAAACAAACACGGACAGTGACATGTAAGCACATGTAAGACACCAGACACTTGTTCAATATGAAGCATCAGTGTTAGCTCAGCATTGTTCAATATTTCTCTTATCCAAaaccattagatgtacttaatagTTTTCTTTGATCCAGGTGGAAAAATCTAAGGTAGAGCCATTGTCATTCTTCAGTATTGGACTGACACAATTGGAGGAGGAGAAAAGGAATGTCACTGCTTCATCATCTGGTGGTGATAAAAATCAGCAGCGGATAATGGGAGAAGCAAAAGGAAAGGAAAAGAAGCAGCAAAGAAACAGTGGTAAAAAGAAGCATGAAAAAAAGAAGCATAAGAAAAATGGTGACGAAAGAATTGTTTTACATCTCGTGGTCgtaaaaagaaacaacaaactgAGACACAAGATTCTGACGAAGGAATGATGAAAATGAAGGAAGT
It contains:
- the LOC123909893 gene encoding uncharacterized protein LOC123909893 — encoded protein: MNVLQNSPHAQALAFNNISLDFFNNFWAWLAVIFWRIRTPKPELLKEVLEPCHDDDDDDDDNGGRPTTCVHSVSEDVVGITKGKMKFTSYYYEDDHHDHDDIENECKKIDETLPEELLGWWERWEKLLRTRTGENENGWYKCQDLTVFNGNVVRFWDDADRESW